The following proteins come from a genomic window of Lycium ferocissimum isolate CSIRO_LF1 chromosome 4, AGI_CSIRO_Lferr_CH_V1, whole genome shotgun sequence:
- the LOC132051633 gene encoding ras-related protein RABD2a, which yields MGPEYDYLFKLLLIGDSGVGKSCLLLRFADDSYLDSYISTIGVDFKIRTVEQDGKTIKLQIWDTAGQERFRTITSSYYRGAHGIIIVYDVTDQESFNNVKQWLNEIERYASDNVNKLLVGNKCDLADNRAVSYDTAKAFADEIGIPFMETSAKNATNVEQAFMAMSADIKNRMASQPASNNAKPPTVQIRGQPVSQKSGCCSS from the exons ATGGGTCCCGAATA TGATTACTTGTTTAAACTTTTATTAATAGGAGATTCTGGTGTTGGAAAGTCATGTCTTCTCCTGAGATTTGCT GATGATTCTTATTTGGACAGTTACATCAGCACAATCGGTGTCGACTTT AAAATACGCACCGTGGAGCAAGATGGGAAGACAATCAAACTTCAAATT TGGGACACTGCTGGACAAGAACGCTTCAGGACAATTACTAGTAGTTACTACCGTGGGGCACATGGCATCATT ATAGTTTATGATGTAACTGACCAAGAAAGCTTCAACAATGTTAAGCAATGGTTGAATGAGATTGAACGCTACGCAAGCGACAATGTAAACAAGCTTCTGGTTGGAAATAAGTGTGACTTGGCTGACAACCGAGCTGTATCTTATGATACAGCGAAG GCATTTGCTGATGAAATTGGTATTCCATTCATGGAGACTAGTGCAAAGAATGCAACTAATGTTGAGCAGGCCTTCATGGCAATGTCAGCTGACATAAAGAATAG GATGGCAAGTCAGCCAGCGTCGAACAATGCAAAGCCACCAACAGTGCAGATACGAGGACAACCTGTTTCCCAGAAGAGTGGCTGTTGTTCCAGTTAG